Proteins encoded by one window of Nitrincola iocasae:
- the nrdA gene encoding class 1a ribonucleoside-diphosphate reductase subunit alpha has protein sequence MQKNLMVTKRDGRREPIDLEKIHRVIIWAAEGLQNVSVSQVELSAHIQFYDGIKTSDIHETLIKSAADLISEEAPDYQYLAARLAIFHLRKRAFGCFEAPDLYTHVRDLVDAQRYDKHLIEDYTQAEFDELNAHIDHSRDMNFSYAAVKQLEGKYLVQNRVTGKVYESPQILYMLVSACLFSGYPQETRLSYVKRFYDATSLFKLSLPTPIMAGVRTPTRQFSSCVLIETDDSLDSINATAGAIVKYVSQRAGIGINAGRIRAIGSPIRNGEAFHTGCIPFYKHFQTAVKSCSQGGVRGGAATLFYPIWHLEVESLLVLKNNRGVEENRVRHIDYGVQINKLMYQRLIKGENITLFSPHEVPGLYEAFFADQDEFERLYVMYEQQPEIRKQTIKAVELFGLLAAERASTGRIYIQNVDHCNTHSPFDPAVAPVRQSNLCLEIALPTKPLKDVNDPEGEIALCTLSAFNLGALASLDELEDLADLIVRALDNLLDYQDYPIPAAYNATENRRTLGVGVTNLAYYLAKNGVRYSDGSANGLVHRTFEAIQYFLLKASNQLAKELGACPKFNETTYAKGLLPIDTYKRDVDNFCEEPLHYFWETLREDIREFGLRNSTLTALMPCETSSQITNSTNGIEPPRGFVSVKSSKDGIMKQVVPEYLELRDQYELLWDIPSNEGYLQLVGIMQKFVDQAISANTNYDPTRFPGDKVPMKQLMKDLLTAYKYGLKTLYYHNTRDGASDQQDDTGCEGGACKL, from the coding sequence GGGATCAAAACCTCGGATATTCACGAGACCCTGATTAAGTCGGCTGCCGATTTGATTTCAGAAGAAGCCCCTGATTATCAATATTTAGCCGCACGTCTGGCTATTTTTCATCTGCGTAAGCGTGCGTTCGGCTGTTTCGAAGCACCGGACCTTTATACTCATGTTCGTGACTTGGTAGACGCACAGCGTTATGACAAGCACCTGATTGAAGACTATACCCAAGCTGAATTTGATGAGTTGAATGCACATATCGATCATAGCCGGGATATGAATTTCAGCTATGCCGCTGTAAAGCAGTTGGAAGGCAAGTACCTGGTGCAGAACCGGGTAACCGGAAAGGTGTATGAGTCACCACAGATTCTGTATATGCTGGTCTCTGCGTGCCTGTTTAGCGGTTATCCGCAAGAGACCCGTCTGAGTTATGTCAAACGTTTTTATGATGCCACCTCCTTGTTTAAGCTGTCACTGCCAACGCCGATCATGGCGGGTGTACGTACACCGACACGCCAGTTCAGCTCCTGTGTGCTGATTGAAACCGATGACAGTCTGGATTCCATCAATGCCACCGCCGGTGCGATTGTTAAGTATGTCTCTCAGCGCGCTGGCATAGGTATTAACGCCGGTCGTATCCGTGCCATCGGCAGCCCTATCCGTAACGGTGAAGCCTTCCATACAGGCTGTATTCCGTTTTATAAGCATTTCCAGACGGCAGTTAAATCCTGTTCACAAGGTGGTGTGCGTGGTGGGGCGGCTACCCTGTTTTATCCTATCTGGCATCTGGAGGTCGAGTCCCTGTTGGTGCTGAAGAACAACCGCGGTGTAGAAGAGAACCGAGTGCGCCATATCGACTATGGCGTACAGATCAACAAGCTCATGTACCAGCGTTTGATCAAGGGTGAAAATATTACCCTGTTTAGTCCACATGAAGTACCGGGTTTGTATGAGGCTTTCTTTGCTGATCAGGATGAGTTTGAACGTCTCTATGTGATGTATGAGCAGCAGCCTGAAATTCGTAAACAGACCATTAAAGCGGTTGAGTTGTTTGGTCTGCTGGCGGCTGAGCGGGCCTCCACTGGCCGCATCTATATTCAGAACGTCGATCACTGTAATACTCACAGCCCATTTGACCCGGCTGTGGCACCTGTGCGTCAGTCGAATCTCTGTCTGGAGATTGCACTGCCAACCAAGCCATTGAAAGACGTGAATGATCCGGAAGGTGAGATTGCCCTTTGTACTTTGTCAGCATTCAATCTGGGTGCCTTGGCATCACTGGATGAGTTGGAAGACCTGGCTGATTTGATCGTTCGTGCCCTGGATAACCTGCTGGACTATCAGGACTATCCAATTCCAGCTGCTTATAATGCCACTGAAAATCGCCGTACCCTGGGTGTGGGTGTAACTAACCTGGCTTATTACCTGGCTAAAAATGGTGTGCGTTATTCTGATGGTTCAGCAAATGGTCTGGTTCACCGTACTTTCGAAGCCATTCAGTACTTTTTGCTCAAGGCCTCAAATCAGCTGGCCAAAGAGCTGGGTGCGTGTCCGAAGTTCAATGAAACCACTTATGCAAAAGGGTTATTGCCCATCGATACCTATAAGCGTGATGTGGATAATTTCTGCGAAGAGCCGTTGCATTACTTCTGGGAAACACTGCGTGAAGATATCCGTGAATTTGGACTGAGGAACTCAACGCTGACGGCGTTGATGCCTTGTGAGACTTCGTCTCAGATCACCAATTCCACCAACGGCATTGAGCCACCGCGAGGCTTTGTTTCAGTAAAATCCAGCAAGGACGGGATCATGAAACAGGTCGTACCAGAGTATCTGGAGTTACGGGATCAGTACGAGTTGCTCTGGGACATCCCTAGTAATGAGGGTTATCTGCAATTGGTGGGTATTATGCAGAAGTTTGTCGATCAAGCCATTTCAGCCAATACCAACTACGATCCAACCCGTTTCCCCGGTGATAAAGTACCGATGAAACAACTGATGAAGGATTTGCTGACCGCCTACAAATACGGTTTGAAAACGCTTTATTACCATAATACTCGTGATGGTGCATCAGACCAGCAGGATGATACGGGTTG